One segment of Pseudoalteromonas rubra DNA contains the following:
- a CDS encoding K+/H+ antiporter subunit F — protein MLETVILIVFAMIGVSLLLNLWRLVVGPSIPDRILALDTMYINTIALIVLYGMNMGTSLYFEAALLIALLGFVSTVAVCKYLLRGDIIE, from the coding sequence ATGTTAGAGACGGTGATTTTGATTGTCTTTGCGATGATCGGTGTGTCTTTGTTACTTAATTTGTGGCGACTGGTTGTTGGGCCTTCCATTCCAGATCGCATACTTGCCTTGGATACCATGTACATTAATACCATTGCCTTGATAGTGCTTTATGGAATGAATATGGGCACGTCGCTGTATTTTGAGGCGGCTTTGTTGATAGCCTTGCTTGGCTTTGTTAGCACTGTGGCCGTCTGTAAATATTTGCTGCGCGGCGATATCATTGAATAG
- a CDS encoding monovalent cation/H+ antiporter subunit D translates to MIQHLTSLPVLLPMLAAIFMLMPPCGKNLRARRIVSVGMGALTTVASVILLLMTREHGTSVYAIGNWSAPFGIVLIADPLSALLVTLTSFLGLVCGLYSCAGDDERGSFFHPLLHFLILGVNGAFLTGDAFNLFVFFEVLLIASYSLLMHGGDKRNTRAALQYVILNLVGSSVFLIALGILYGTLGTLNMADMAQKVTLLQGDDVYLAKIGGLLLLVVFALKGALLPLHLWLPNTYSTAMPVVAALFAIMTKVGVYSMMRVYTLIFGEEAGELSHMAQNWLWWLAIATIVMGAIGVLASQDLRKMVANLVVVSVGTLVALVAVQTVQSSAAAIYYLVHSTLVSAALFLLADLIARQRGKVADRITAGRPVSQPLLLGGAFLVAAVAVIGMPPLSGFVGKVWILRSTLDTPYGNWFWLVYLVASLAILVSVSKAGSTVFWHQTGKGDSEQERAHPAQVCAVMLLVLCTPLMVIFAGPLSEYALLAAQELHDFTGLLQDVLGGVR, encoded by the coding sequence ATGATACAGCATTTAACTTCCTTGCCAGTACTATTACCTATGCTGGCAGCTATCTTTATGTTGATGCCGCCTTGTGGCAAGAACCTACGAGCACGGCGCATTGTGTCTGTCGGTATGGGGGCGCTCACAACTGTGGCCTCGGTAATTTTATTGCTGATGACCCGCGAGCATGGCACTTCAGTCTATGCGATTGGTAACTGGTCTGCGCCGTTTGGTATTGTGCTGATTGCCGATCCGCTGTCAGCATTACTGGTTACTTTGACCTCTTTCCTTGGTCTGGTGTGTGGCTTATATAGCTGCGCTGGTGACGATGAACGTGGCAGTTTTTTCCACCCGCTTCTGCATTTCCTGATTTTGGGCGTCAATGGTGCGTTTTTGACCGGAGATGCGTTTAACTTGTTTGTCTTCTTTGAAGTCCTGTTGATTGCGTCATACTCTTTGCTGATGCACGGTGGTGATAAGCGCAATACACGTGCCGCTTTACAGTATGTGATCCTGAACCTGGTCGGCTCTTCGGTTTTCCTGATCGCGCTTGGGATCTTGTACGGCACTTTGGGCACATTAAATATGGCGGATATGGCGCAAAAAGTGACGTTGCTGCAAGGTGATGATGTCTATCTGGCCAAGATCGGTGGACTGTTGTTGTTGGTCGTATTTGCGCTTAAAGGTGCATTACTTCCTCTTCACTTGTGGCTCCCTAACACCTATTCTACGGCAATGCCTGTGGTGGCAGCATTGTTTGCCATTATGACCAAAGTGGGTGTGTACTCTATGATGCGTGTGTACACCCTGATTTTTGGCGAAGAAGCTGGTGAACTGAGCCACATGGCGCAAAACTGGCTTTGGTGGCTGGCGATTGCCACTATTGTGATGGGGGCAATAGGGGTATTGGCAAGCCAAGATTTAAGAAAAATGGTCGCCAACCTGGTAGTTGTGTCTGTTGGTACTTTGGTAGCATTGGTCGCAGTACAAACTGTGCAAAGTAGCGCGGCAGCGATTTATTATCTGGTGCATTCGACCTTGGTCAGTGCCGCACTGTTCCTGTTAGCAGACTTAATTGCCCGACAAAGAGGTAAGGTAGCGGATAGGATCACCGCTGGTCGCCCGGTTTCACAGCCGCTATTGCTTGGCGGTGCATTTTTGGTCGCTGCAGTTGCCGTGATCGGCATGCCGCCTTTATCCGGGTTTGTAGGTAAGGTCTGGATCCTGAGGTCAACCTTGGACACACCTTATGGCAACTGGTTCTGGTTAGTTTATTTGGTGGCAAGCCTCGCGATTTTGGTATCGGTTTCAAAAGCGGGTAGCACCGTATTTTGGCATCAGACAGGCAAAGGTGATAGCGAACAGGAGCGAGCACATCCGGCACAAGTTTGTGCTGTGATGCTGCTGGTATTGTGTACACCATTAATGGTGATTTTTGCAGGCCCATTGAGTGAATATGCACTGCTGGCAGCTCAGGAGTTACATGATTTCACAGGACTACTGCAAGACGTGTTGGGAGGAGTACGCTAA
- the nlpI gene encoding lipoprotein NlpI gives MPKRGNRLRLLLLPLLCLSLLGCQSTQQAADMPNVTVPFAVPLAANFRNEIAIARYSELLQNKTLDNDQQAQLFYNRGMLYDSLGLTTLARIDFNRAVKLKPDLAEVYNFLGIHHTLRQEYGTAYEMFDAVLELNTDHEYAYLNRGIALYYGERPALAVNDFEAFLARSPQDPYRLMWLYLAESKVDPVAAKAALKQHSQALNNDEWATQLVQLYLNELSQQAFLAQVGDGVKSQQEFAERLCEAYFYLAKRYQAEGKTGKAIEYFKLALATNVYEFVEHKYARLELQIIADEMNRADVG, from the coding sequence ATGCCCAAAAGGGGAAATAGATTGAGACTGTTATTATTACCTTTGCTATGTCTGAGCTTACTCGGGTGTCAGTCAACTCAGCAAGCGGCGGATATGCCCAACGTGACGGTGCCTTTTGCCGTGCCATTGGCAGCTAATTTTCGCAATGAAATAGCCATCGCCAGATACAGCGAGTTGTTACAAAACAAAACGCTGGATAATGACCAACAGGCGCAGCTGTTTTATAACCGGGGTATGCTTTATGACAGCCTGGGATTAACCACGCTGGCACGTATCGACTTTAATCGCGCAGTCAAACTCAAACCAGATTTGGCAGAGGTATACAATTTTCTTGGTATACATCATACACTTCGACAAGAGTATGGCACCGCCTACGAGATGTTTGATGCGGTGCTTGAGCTTAATACAGATCATGAATATGCCTATTTAAATAGGGGTATAGCCTTATATTACGGGGAACGTCCAGCACTGGCAGTAAACGATTTTGAGGCTTTTCTGGCGCGTTCTCCTCAAGATCCGTACCGGCTCATGTGGCTTTATCTGGCAGAATCTAAAGTCGACCCGGTTGCTGCAAAAGCAGCTCTGAAGCAGCACAGCCAGGCCTTGAATAATGATGAATGGGCAACACAATTGGTACAGCTTTATTTGAATGAGCTGTCTCAGCAGGCCTTTCTCGCGCAAGTTGGAGATGGCGTTAAGTCGCAACAGGAGTTTGCAGAGCGCCTGTGTGAAGCCTACTTTTATCTGGCTAAGCGTTATCAGGCTGAGGGTAAAACGGGAAAAGCCATTGAATATTTTAAACTGGCCCTTGCAACTAATGTCTACGAATTTGTAGAACATAAATACGCCCGTCTTGAACTGCAAATTATCGCCGATGAAATGAACCGGGCGGATGTAGGCTGA
- a CDS encoding Na+/H+ antiporter subunit G: MMEWVISILLLLGGSLILVGSIGLVKMPDFFMRLHGPTKATTLGMACLLFAAMAYYGFYGEGVSVKEILISMFLLITAPISGYMLIKSAIHHRLDSIESTRGKDNIEED, translated from the coding sequence ATGATGGAATGGGTTATTTCAATACTATTATTGTTAGGCGGCAGCCTTATTTTGGTGGGGTCGATCGGTTTAGTAAAAATGCCCGATTTCTTTATGCGTTTGCATGGCCCAACAAAAGCAACCACTCTAGGTATGGCGTGTCTGCTATTTGCTGCCATGGCCTACTATGGGTTTTATGGCGAAGGTGTCAGTGTGAAAGAGATACTGATCTCGATGTTCTTGCTTATTACCGCCCCTATCAGTGGCTATATGTTGATTAAATCAGCTATTCACCATAGATTAGACAGTATTGAGTCGACTCGTGGTAAAGACAATATCGAGGAAGACTGA
- a CDS encoding monovalent cation/H+ antiporter subunit A produces the protein MTLLWIPLLSLLGSLLSSLTGKLSRNQSTAVTLLAPGLALALACYMAPGVFANEQLRTTIEWIPLLGLELSFRLDGLSLLFVFLILGIGILVIFYARYYLSSNDSMPKLYAYLMLFMTAMLGIVMSNNILQLWLFWELTSISSFLLISYWWHKSEARKGAKMALAITGGGGLALLAGLLLLGDIVGSYDLDIILASRELIQAHDLYELALILVLLGAFTKSAQFPFHFWLPHAMAAPTPVSSYLHSATMVKAGIFLLARFYPALAGTEIWFILVGLTGLATLLVGAYIALFKHDLKGLLAFSTISHLGLITLLLGLDTELATVAAIFHIINHATFKASLFMATGIIDHETGTRDMRKLNGMWRFMPYTATLAMVAAAAMAGVPLLNGFLSKEMFFAETLHQQLLGSMSWLIPILATIAGAFSVAYSARFIHDVFFNGEPVDLPKEPHEAPRYMRVPIEVLVALCLIVGMFPGFIVSDILNVASAAVLGGEPPQFKIAIWHGFNLPLLMSGIAVCGGLLIYTQRRYLFAFQASLPPINAKKGFEHTMSKVVGWSRARIDAIENGSLQRYLMLMLMVVLLSAGWPLFEMSQLVGENKPTPIDVHNAIGAGLLMIGAIGTVIWHRTRMVALLMISVVGLMVAVAFTRFSAPDLALTQLTVEVVTIILLMLALFFLPQKTPKESSSVRVLRDLGIASAIGVIVGSICYALITRPLNSISDFFLANAKTGGGGTNVVNVILVDFRGFDTLGEIIVLGIAALGIYKLLINLPLFMPGSDSEGRPWARERYPILLASISQSLLPLALMVSVYIFLRGHNLPGGGFIAGLVTAIAFILQYIAHGSNWISERFTLNYRKIIASGIAIAMISGLGSWAFDRPFLTSWFDYFDIPVIGEIELASALVFDLGVYITVVGATLMILASLGKLTANAPKEEVNI, from the coding sequence ATGACATTGCTTTGGATACCCTTGCTATCCTTATTAGGCAGTTTACTCTCATCATTAACAGGTAAACTATCCCGCAATCAATCGACTGCGGTAACTTTACTTGCGCCTGGATTGGCACTTGCGCTGGCTTGCTACATGGCACCCGGCGTGTTTGCCAATGAACAGCTGCGGACCACCATAGAGTGGATCCCGTTGTTGGGCTTAGAACTCTCATTCCGCTTGGATGGTTTGTCTTTATTGTTCGTATTCCTGATCCTGGGAATCGGCATTTTGGTGATCTTCTATGCGCGTTACTATTTAAGTAGTAACGACTCTATGCCTAAGCTCTATGCTTACTTAATGCTGTTTATGACGGCGATGCTGGGCATCGTGATGTCGAATAATATTCTGCAATTATGGCTGTTTTGGGAATTGACCAGTATCAGCTCGTTTTTGTTGATAAGTTATTGGTGGCACAAGTCTGAAGCCCGAAAAGGGGCTAAAATGGCGCTGGCGATAACTGGTGGTGGCGGATTGGCGCTGTTGGCTGGTTTATTACTCCTGGGTGACATTGTAGGTAGCTACGACTTGGATATCATCTTAGCCAGTCGCGAGCTTATCCAGGCGCACGATTTATATGAACTGGCGCTCATCCTGGTATTACTCGGTGCATTCACTAAATCTGCGCAGTTCCCATTTCACTTCTGGTTGCCTCATGCGATGGCCGCACCTACGCCAGTCAGTTCTTACTTACACTCGGCCACTATGGTGAAAGCAGGTATTTTCCTGCTGGCTCGTTTCTACCCTGCGCTGGCAGGTACGGAAATCTGGTTTATTCTGGTTGGCCTCACGGGTCTTGCAACTTTACTGGTCGGTGCTTATATCGCGCTGTTTAAGCATGATCTGAAGGGATTACTGGCATTCTCGACTATCAGTCATTTAGGTTTGATCACGCTGTTATTGGGCCTGGATACTGAATTGGCCACCGTTGCCGCCATATTCCATATCATTAACCATGCAACCTTTAAAGCCTCACTGTTTATGGCAACCGGTATCATAGATCATGAAACCGGCACGCGAGATATGCGTAAGCTCAATGGCATGTGGCGATTTATGCCGTACACAGCAACCCTGGCAATGGTTGCCGCGGCAGCAATGGCAGGGGTTCCTTTATTGAACGGCTTCTTGTCAAAAGAAATGTTCTTCGCTGAAACTTTACATCAGCAGTTGCTTGGCTCAATGTCTTGGTTGATCCCAATCCTGGCAACGATTGCGGGTGCCTTTTCAGTGGCATACTCGGCTCGTTTTATTCATGACGTGTTCTTCAATGGCGAACCCGTTGACTTACCAAAAGAGCCTCATGAAGCGCCACGTTACATGCGTGTGCCGATCGAGGTTTTGGTTGCGCTGTGTCTGATTGTGGGCATGTTCCCAGGCTTTATCGTCAGCGATATCCTAAATGTCGCGTCTGCTGCGGTATTAGGTGGCGAGCCACCGCAATTTAAGATTGCGATCTGGCATGGTTTCAATCTACCTCTGCTGATGAGCGGAATAGCCGTGTGCGGTGGCTTGCTAATTTATACGCAGCGCCGTTACTTGTTTGCATTCCAGGCATCGTTACCGCCTATTAATGCCAAAAAGGGTTTTGAGCATACCATGTCCAAGGTAGTTGGCTGGAGCCGCGCCCGCATTGATGCAATAGAAAATGGTTCCTTGCAGCGCTATTTGATGTTGATGTTAATGGTGGTGCTGTTGAGTGCCGGTTGGCCGCTATTTGAAATGAGCCAGTTGGTTGGCGAAAACAAACCAACCCCCATTGATGTTCACAATGCTATTGGTGCTGGTTTGTTGATGATAGGTGCAATCGGTACTGTGATCTGGCATCGCACTCGTATGGTTGCCTTGTTGATGATTTCGGTGGTGGGCCTGATGGTCGCCGTTGCGTTTACACGCTTCTCTGCACCAGATCTGGCGCTGACTCAGCTGACGGTTGAAGTGGTCACTATCATTCTGCTGATGCTTGCGCTGTTCTTCCTGCCGCAAAAAACGCCCAAAGAAAGCAGCTCTGTGCGTGTGTTACGCGATTTGGGTATCGCCTCTGCGATTGGCGTGATTGTGGGCAGTATTTGTTATGCCTTGATTACACGGCCATTGAATTCGATTTCCGATTTCTTCCTCGCGAATGCGAAGACCGGTGGTGGTGGTACCAACGTGGTCAATGTTATCCTGGTCGACTTCCGTGGTTTTGATACCTTAGGCGAGATTATCGTATTGGGTATTGCTGCGTTGGGCATTTATAAGTTGCTAATAAATCTGCCACTGTTTATGCCGGGCAGTGATTCAGAAGGCCGTCCATGGGCACGCGAACGTTACCCAATTTTGCTGGCATCTATTTCTCAGAGTTTGCTACCTCTGGCGTTAATGGTGTCGGTTTATATCTTCCTGCGCGGTCATAATTTACCTGGTGGTGGCTTCATTGCAGGCTTGGTTACTGCCATAGCCTTTATATTGCAGTACATCGCGCATGGGTCTAATTGGATCTCGGAGCGCTTTACGCTCAATTATCGGAAGATCATCGCGTCAGGTATTGCTATTGCGATGATTTCAGGCTTGGGCAGCTGGGCATTTGACCGTCCATTCCTGACCAGTTGGTTTGATTACTTTGATATACCAGTGATTGGAGAGATAGAGCTTGCCAGCGCATTGGTATTTGACTTGGGTGTATATATTACGGTTGTTGGCGCGACGTTGATGATCCTGGCGAGTCTGGGTAAGTTGACAGCCAATGCACCTAAAGAAGAGGTAAATATTTAA
- the pnp gene encoding polyribonucleotide nucleotidyltransferase, with protein MQAIIKEFQLGQHTVTLETGAIARQADGAVLASIGDTSVLVTVVGKREAAPGQDFFPLTVNYQEKMYAAGRIPGGFLKREGRPSDNETLIARLIDRPIRPLFPDGFVNEVQVIATVVSSNPEIQPDMVAMIGTSAALAISGVPFNGPIGAVRVGFTDGQYVLNPSVTELEQSKLDLVVAGTEGAVLMVESEAEILTEEEMLGAVVYGHEQSQAIIQAVNEFAEEAGKPAWDWVAPEKNVELSDKIAAIAEQKVGDAYRITDKVARKDALSEAKAEVVEKLTAELAEDEALDEQEVSKLFSSLEKKIVRGRIIAGEKRIDGREPDMVRALDVMTGVLPRTHGSAIFTRGETQALVTATLGTERDSQMMDNLIGTQKHHFMLHYNFPPFCVGETGFIGSPKRREIGHGNLAKRGVQAVMPTLEEFPYSVRVVSEITESNGSSSMASVCGTSLALMDAGVPIKSSVAGIAMGLVKEGEDFVVLSDILGDEDHLGDMDFKVAGNSAGVTALQMDIKIEGITKEIMQIALRQAKAARLHILSVMDQAIASPSQDLSEFAPRIYTMNIPPKKIADVIGKGGAVIRQLTEETDTTIEIEDDGTIKIAATNGNSAKEAIARIEALTAELEVGTIYTGKVNRIVDFGAFVNVLPGKDGLVHISQISKERVNNVADHLSVGQEVKVKVLEVDRQGRVRLSIKEALESDAAPAAE; from the coding sequence GTGCAAGCAATTATTAAAGAATTCCAACTGGGTCAACACACAGTAACCCTAGAAACTGGTGCCATTGCGCGTCAGGCTGATGGTGCCGTTTTGGCCAGCATTGGCGACACCTCTGTACTTGTAACGGTTGTAGGTAAGCGTGAAGCTGCACCTGGTCAGGACTTTTTCCCTCTGACAGTTAACTATCAGGAAAAAATGTATGCGGCAGGCCGTATCCCTGGTGGCTTCCTGAAGCGTGAAGGTCGTCCTTCAGACAATGAAACACTGATCGCGCGTCTGATTGACCGTCCAATCCGTCCTTTATTCCCTGACGGCTTTGTGAACGAAGTACAAGTTATCGCGACAGTGGTTTCTTCAAACCCTGAAATTCAACCAGACATGGTTGCTATGATTGGTACTTCTGCGGCGCTAGCAATTTCTGGCGTGCCGTTCAATGGTCCAATCGGCGCCGTACGTGTTGGTTTCACTGATGGTCAGTACGTACTGAACCCGTCAGTGACTGAACTTGAGCAAAGTAAACTTGACCTGGTAGTTGCGGGTACCGAAGGTGCTGTACTGATGGTTGAGTCAGAAGCTGAAATTCTGACTGAAGAAGAAATGCTGGGTGCGGTTGTGTATGGTCATGAGCAATCACAGGCTATCATCCAGGCTGTGAACGAGTTTGCTGAAGAAGCAGGCAAGCCGGCTTGGGACTGGGTTGCACCAGAGAAAAACGTTGAACTGTCTGACAAAATCGCAGCAATCGCTGAGCAAAAAGTGGGTGACGCTTACCGCATCACTGATAAAGTGGCACGTAAAGACGCACTAAGCGAAGCAAAAGCAGAAGTTGTCGAGAAGCTGACGGCTGAGCTGGCTGAAGACGAAGCGCTGGACGAGCAGGAAGTGTCTAAGCTGTTTAGCTCACTTGAAAAGAAAATCGTACGTGGCCGCATCATTGCTGGTGAGAAGCGTATTGATGGTCGTGAACCAGACATGGTTCGTGCGCTTGACGTGATGACGGGCGTATTGCCACGTACACACGGTTCTGCAATCTTCACGCGTGGTGAAACGCAGGCTTTGGTTACTGCTACCTTAGGTACAGAACGCGATTCACAAATGATGGACAACCTGATTGGCACGCAGAAGCATCACTTCATGCTGCACTACAACTTCCCTCCATTCTGTGTGGGTGAGACAGGTTTCATCGGTTCGCCTAAGCGTCGTGAGATTGGTCACGGTAACTTGGCTAAGCGCGGTGTACAAGCGGTTATGCCAACGCTTGAAGAATTCCCGTACTCTGTGCGTGTGGTTTCTGAGATCACTGAATCAAACGGTTCATCTTCAATGGCGTCTGTATGTGGTACGTCACTGGCTCTGATGGATGCGGGTGTACCAATCAAGTCATCTGTTGCGGGTATCGCGATGGGTTTGGTTAAAGAAGGCGAAGACTTTGTTGTTCTATCTGACATCCTGGGTGACGAAGACCACCTGGGTGACATGGACTTTAAAGTAGCGGGTAACAGCGCGGGTGTAACTGCACTTCAGATGGATATCAAGATTGAAGGTATCACAAAAGAAATCATGCAGATCGCACTGCGTCAGGCAAAAGCAGCACGTCTGCATATCCTGAGCGTGATGGACCAGGCAATCGCCAGCCCATCTCAGGACCTGTCTGAGTTCGCACCACGTATCTACACTATGAACATTCCACCGAAGAAAATTGCTGATGTAATCGGTAAAGGTGGCGCGGTGATCCGTCAGCTAACTGAAGAAACGGATACAACCATCGAAATCGAAGACGATGGTACCATTAAGATTGCTGCAACTAATGGTAACAGTGCTAAAGAAGCGATTGCTCGTATCGAAGCGCTTACCGCTGAGTTGGAAGTAGGTACTATCTACACAGGTAAAGTAAACCGTATCGTAGACTTTGGTGCATTCGTAAACGTACTGCCTGGTAAAGATGGCCTGGTACACATTTCACAGATCAGCAAAGAGCGCGTAAACAACGTAGCTGATCACCTGTCTGTTGGCCAGGAAGTGAAAGTAAAAGTACTAGAAGTAGACCGTCAGGGTCGTGTGCGTCTGAGCATTAAAGAAGCACTAGAGTCAGATGCGGCACCTGCTGCTGAGTAA
- a CDS encoding Na+/H+ antiporter subunit E, whose translation MRLEAKYRWLPTPFRSLMLFIVWLLLNNTVAPGHLILGSILAVAIPLATFPFRTKQPLVLKPGKALQYLLLVLYDILMANIEVAIKILGPTRKLKPGFVKVPIDLAQSMPITILASTVSLTPGTVSAEVYPWPEDMAEDAEPQQRYLLIHVLDLDDEAELIDTIKTRYEKPIKEIFAC comes from the coding sequence ATGCGTTTGGAAGCAAAATATAGATGGTTGCCAACGCCGTTCCGCAGCCTAATGTTATTTATCGTGTGGTTATTGCTCAATAATACGGTTGCACCGGGACATTTGATTTTAGGCTCTATTCTTGCTGTCGCAATTCCGCTTGCTACTTTTCCATTTCGTACCAAACAGCCTTTGGTACTGAAACCGGGCAAGGCACTGCAATATTTGTTGCTGGTTTTGTATGACATCTTAATGGCAAATATCGAGGTAGCCATTAAAATCCTGGGACCAACCCGAAAGCTGAAGCCCGGGTTTGTCAAAGTGCCAATTGACTTAGCACAGTCGATGCCGATTACTATTTTAGCCAGCACCGTGTCTCTTACACCAGGCACTGTGAGTGCTGAGGTCTATCCTTGGCCTGAAGATATGGCGGAAGACGCTGAACCACAACAACGTTATTTGTTGATCCATGTGCTTGACCTGGACGATGAGGCGGAGTTGATCGACACGATTAAAACGCGTTATGAAAAACCTATTAAGGAGATCTTTGCATGTTAG
- a CDS encoding Na+/H+ antiporter subunit C encodes MELLYSSCVGLLVACGVFLILRARTFPVVLGLTMLSYAVNLFLFASGRLTMNKAAVLGYSDGYADPLPQALVLTAIVIGFAMTAFVVILAIRGRADLGNDHVNGIEVNTATRNSGSQRKEQGKA; translated from the coding sequence ATGGAGCTATTGTATTCATCTTGCGTGGGCCTGTTAGTGGCCTGCGGAGTGTTCCTGATTTTACGTGCCCGGACTTTTCCCGTAGTGCTGGGTCTCACTATGTTGTCTTACGCGGTAAACTTGTTTTTGTTTGCCTCAGGTCGATTGACCATGAATAAAGCCGCAGTGTTGGGTTATAGCGACGGTTATGCTGATCCTCTCCCTCAGGCGCTGGTGTTAACTGCGATTGTAATCGGATTTGCGATGACTGCATTCGTGGTCATTCTGGCTATCAGGGGTCGTGCGGACTTAGGCAATGACCATGTCAATGGTATCGAAGTGAATACGGCTACGCGCAACAGTGGTTCCCAGCGTAAGGAGCAGGGTAAAGCATGA